The proteins below come from a single Micromonas commoda chromosome 8, complete sequence genomic window:
- a CDS encoding predicted protein has product MESLASRTNVASLRAGSATRPASHLNRGRAAPVAVRAQGANDDGNGADKTSSAVAGAIASAMLLSAAAPSAEALASFQGNQVAQTAEYSELLGFDPASVMNAKTGSKVAPPAYQAPASAPVARGVDPAVKNVIAQTAVNVVSVDAAKSSSGANTQTALANPTAIASDDAGSKVAAIKAAKAAEAAEAAARKEEAARKAGLDKAEAAAKAKAEQAAKAAEKRAAADAAKAEKAKADAAKAAEAAAKKAEADKAKAAADAEKAKAAEAAKAEKAKADAEKAKAAEAAKAEKAKADAEKKAAAEAAKAEAAKAKAEANKDKAAADAAKAEAKAKADAEKAKAAEEKAKAAEAAKAEKAKADAEKKAAAEAAKAEAAKAKAAADAAKAEAKAKADAEKAEAAAKANAEKAAAAKAKEEAAAAAKAEKEAAAKAQAEAKAQAEAAKAEEKAAAEAAKAEAKAAADAEKAAAAKAKEEAAAAAKAEKEAAAQAQAEAKAQAEQAKKEAAAKAEAAKAEAKAAADAEKAAAAKAKEEAAAKAAAEKAEAQAKAAQEKAAAEAAKKEAAAKAEAEKAEAKAKAEQEKAAAEAAKKEAAAKAAADKEAAAKAQAEAKAQAEQAKKEAAAKAEAEKAEAKAKAAQEKAAAEAAKKEAAAKAAADKEAAAKAQAEAKAQAEQAKKEAAAKAEAEKAEAKAKAEQEKAAAAKAKAEAAAKADAEKAEAKAKAEQEKAAAEKAKAEAKAKADAEKEAAAKAKAEAKAKADAEAAKAKAAKAEADAKAKAEAEKAKAEAKAAAEKAKADKVAAIKAAKEADAAAKADKTAKLAKQQAEREAANAEKMQRQAAKAKKEAGPKAGTSPYDVEYPSAVKNYTSPFDGASEESSAPALPSIPALPAAPKLEMPSMPAAPKLEMPSLPEITIPTPEPEKKEEPSKAPAAAAGAAAAGAGAALSIPKFNMPKFDIPKIEVPKIEIPEVEIPKVEMPEMPAMTAPPVAIEAPKPQVDEAAEARAAAEKAAAERAAAAQAEREAAAKAREEAAAERAAAERKAAEERAAAEKAAAERKAAEERAAAERAAAEKAAAEKAAAEKAAAEKAAAEKAAAEKAAAERAAAERAAAEKAAAEKAAAEKAAAERAAAEKAAAEAAAAKAAAEKAAAERAAAAQKAAAEQSAAERTAAERKAAAERAKQEMADKLQAQKQAESKPVKKKEASKRELSKAASSKAAKPAPKGTTLVGAVVGDVTVAAIAAALATALLVPGVKDKALGGDVEGALEDAKTAVAGVDGLSGKAGYVGGVIAADALAHLPVLGALIPGPAEFIGTAAAVLLASRYYVTKESTPADDLAAFGASLPGEFPPATDSILSPVQGVGKRIAEIDLDILQDDIQQAPTRLQRWVGGLDDAAGTIAPPAAALGATVLAGQIANLPLLSLVLPRALELVGVAYLVAAVNKYGTDPDAEVKDDLAAAAKRGGDAVKKLAGK; this is encoded by the exons ATGGAGTCCCTCGCGAGTCGCACGAACGTCGcctccctccgcgcggggAGCGCCACGAGGCCCGCCTCGCACCTcaaccgcgggcgcgccgcccccgtcgccgtccgcgcgcagggcgccAACGACGACGGAAACGGGGCCGACAAGACCTCATCCGCCGTGGCCG gcgccatcgcgtccgcgatgctGCTCTctgccgcggcgccgtccgcggaggcCCTCGCGTCCTTCCAGGGCAACCAGGTGGCGCAGACCGCCGAATACagcgagctcctcggcttCGATCCCGCCTCGGTGATGAACGCAAAGACCGGCTCGAAGGTGGCGCCCCCGGCGTACCAggccccggcgtcggcgcccgtcgcccgcggcgtggaccccGCGGTCAAGAACGTCATCGCGCAGACCGCCGTGAACGTCGtcagcgtcgacgccgccaagtcctcctccggcgcgaaTACCCAGACGGCGCTGGCAAATCCCACCGCAatcgcctccgacgacgccggctccAAGGTGGCCGCGATcaaggccgccaaggctgccgaggctgccgaggccgccgcacGAAAGGAAGAGGCGGCCCGCAAGGCCGGACTCGAcaaggccgaggccgcggccaaggccaaggctgaacaggcggccaaggctgcggagaagagagcagccgccgacgccgccaaggctgagaaggccaaggctgacgccgccaaggccgccgaggctgccgccaagaaggccgaAGCCGACAAGGCtaaggctgccgccgacgccgagaaggccaaggctgccgaggctgccaaggccgagaaggccaaggctgacgccgagaaggccaaggctgccgaggccgccaaggccgagaaggccaaggctgacgccgagaagaaggctgcagccgaggctgccaaggctgaggctgccaaggccaaggctgaggccaaCAAGgacaaggctgccgcggacgccgccaaggccgaggccaaggctaaggCTGACGctgagaaggccaaggccgcGGAGGaaaaggccaaggctgcggaggccgccaaggctgaaaAAGCCAAGGCTGATGCCGAGAAGAAGGCTGCagccgaggctgccaaggctgaggctgccaaggccaaggctgccgcggacgccgccaaggccgaggccaaggctaaggccgatgccgagaaggccgaggctgccgccaaggcgaacgctgagaaggccgccgcggccaaggccaaggaggaggccgccgccgccgccaaggccgagaaggaggccgccgccaaggctcaGGCTGAGGCCAAGGCCCAGGCTGaagccgccaaggctgaggagaaggccgccgctGAGGCTGCCAAGGCCGAGGCTAAGGCTGCTGCTgacgccgagaaggctgccgcggccaaggctaaggaggaggctgccgccgcggccaaggctgagaaggagGCAGCTgcgcaggcgcaggctgAGGCCAAGGCCCAGGCTGAGCAGGCCAAGAAGGAAGCCGCGGCAAAGGCTGAGGCTGCCAAGGCCGAGGCTAAGGCTGCTGCtgacgccgagaaggccgccgcggccaaggctaaggaggaggctgctgccaaggctgccgccgagaaggctgaggcccaggccaaggctgcccaGGAGAAGGCTGCTGCTGaggccgccaagaaggaggctgctgccaaggccgaggccgagaaggccgaggccaaggccaaggctgagcaggagaaggctgccgccgaggccgccaagaaggaggctgctgccaaggctgccgccgataaggaggccgccgccaaggctcaGGCTGAGGCCAAGGCCCAGGCTGAGCAGGCTAAGAAGGAGGCTGCTGccaaggccgaggccgagaaggccgaggccaaggccaaggctgcgcaggagaaggctgccgccgaggccgccaagaaggaggctgctgccaaggctgccgccgataaggaggccgccgccaaggctcaGGCTGAGGCCAAGGCCCAGGCTGAGCAGGCTAAGAAGGAGGCTGCTGccaaggccgaggccgagaaggccgaggccaaggccaaggctgagcagGAGAAGGCCGCGGctgccaaggccaaggccgagGCTGCTGCCAAGGCCGATGCCGAGaaggccgaggccaaggccaaggccgaacaggagaaggccgccgccgagaaggcaaaggctgaggccaaggccaaggctgatgccgagaaggaggctgctgccaaggccaaggctgaggccaaggccaaggccgatgcggaggctgccaaggccaaggctgccaaggctgaagccgacgccaaggccaaggctgaggccgaaaaggccaaggctgaggccaaggctgccgccgaaAAGGCCAAGGCCGACAAGGTCGCCGCCATCAAGGCCGCCAAGGAggcggatgccgccgccaaggctgacaagaccgccaagctcgccaagcagcaggcggagcgcgaagccgccaacgccgagaAGATGCAGCGCcaggccgccaaggccaagaaggaggccgGTCCCAAGGCTGGCACCTCCCCGTACGACGTCGAGTACCCCTCCGCGGTCAAGAACTACACCTCTCCCTTCGATGGTGCGTCGGAGGAGTCATCAGCGCCGGCGCTGCCCTCCATCCCGGCTCTCCCGGCGGCTCCCAAGCTCGAGATGCCCTCCATGCCCGCGGCTCCCAAGCTCGAGATGCCCTCCCTGCCCGAAATCACCATCCCCacccccgagcccgagaagaaggaggagcccTCCAaggcccccgcggccgccgccggcgccgccgcggctggcgccggtgccgccctCTCCATCCCCAAGTTCAACATGCCGAAGTTTGACATCCCCAAGATCGAGGTGCCCAAGATCGAGATCCCCGAAGTCGAGATCCCCAAGGTTGAGATGCCGGAGATgcccgcgatgaccgcgccccccgtcgccatcgAGGCCCCCAAGCCCCAGGTGgacgaggctgccgaggccagggccgccgccgagaaggccgccgccgagcgagccgccgcggcgcaggctgagcgcgaagccgccgccaaggctcgcgaggaagccgccgccgagcgcgccgccgccgagcgcaaggctgcggaggagcgcgccgccgctgagaaggccgccgccgagcgcaaggctgcggaggagagggccgccgctgagcgcgccgccgccgagaaggccgccgccgagaaggctgcggccgagaaggctgcggccgagaaggctgcggcTGAGAAGGCTGCGGCTGAGAAGGCTGCTGCTGAGCGTGCCGCCGCTGagcgtgccgccgccgagaaggccgccgccgagaaggccgccgcggagaaggctgctgctgagcgcgccgccgcggagaaggccgccgcggaggctgccgcggccaaggctgccgccgagaaggccgccgccgagcgagccgccgcggcgcagaaggctgccgccgagcagtccgccgccgagcgcaccgccgccgagcgcaaggctgccgccgagcgcgccaaaCAGGAGATGGCCGACAAGCTCCAGGCCCAGAAGCAGGCCGAGTCCAAGCCcgtcaagaagaaggaggcgtcCAAGCGCGAGCTCTCCAAGGCTGCCTCCTCCAAGGCGGCCAAGCCCGCGCCCAAGGGCACcaccctcgtcggcgccgtcgtcggcgacgtcaccgtcgccgcgatcgccgccgccctcgccaccgccctcctcgtcccggGCGTCAAGGACAAggctctcggcggcgacgtcgagggcgcgctcgaggacgccaagaccgccgtcgccggcgtcgacggactTTCCGGAAAGGCGGGatacgtcggcggcgtcatcgccgcggatgccctcgcgcacctcccggtgctcggcgccctcATCCCGGGCCCCGCCGAGTTCAtcggaaccgccgccgccgtcctcctcgcgtcccGCTACTACGTCACGAAGGAGTCCACCCCGGCGGatgacctcgccgcgtttggAGCATCTCTCCCCGGCGAGTTcccccccgcgacggacaGCATCCTCTCCCCGGTGCAGGGCGTCGGCAAGCGCATCGCGGAGATCGACCTGGACATCCTCCAGGACGACATCCAGcaggcgccgacgcggctgcAGCGCTGGgtcggcggcctcgacgacgccgccgggacgatcgcgccccccgccgccgctctcggcgcgacggtgctCGCCGGACAAATCGCGAACCTTCCGCTGCTCTCCCTCGTCCTGCCCAGGGCGctggagctcgtcggcgtggcGTACCTCGTCGCGGCTGTGAACAAGTACGGCACCGATccggacgccgaggtcaaggatgacctcgcggcggcggcgaaacggggcggcgacgcggtgaagaaGCTCGCCGGCAAGTGA
- a CDS encoding SNF2 super family (Predicted chromatin remodeling protein similar to chromodomain-members of the SNF2 superfamily of ATP dependent helicases. ChromDB ID: CHR20126; Snf2, Ris1, Rad26 superclasses): MGRAGRAPKQAVAATDDVDQDDDNDTKCERCGLGDDEPNLVLCDDCPRGWHVYCLRPKLPHVPRGSWSCPRCAPAKKGSGGGGGGDDARGSPAAPASGDRAKRRRTGTRDETTRSTRRSGVAAAGSTKAPDDDEMSDREGAEDDEMRTMRCVTCDLGDDENKMVLCDGCDAGHHLYCLRPKLSQVPRGRWFCPACEIREDARRRSAEATAATKALRVAVANEYADGRVVRAILGSRLVPETRLATLRADATRGPAFEGRSAEVEFLALFEHSSKRAAEWIPGCAIEVLTEGKLRYFWKRHDAGWDDPMVEPEYVPASVVPEKVIATDENTNRMLVKWAGEGYDEATWEPLADASDEAVASAAAATRARLVTSPGGGKGKGKGKAARRVSSGGDKAECFERADEPPADAGDVGDVGRRLRGTPIEGGGNAGIATELREELDAFRARAARPRKPQRSASKWSGEKGKEIHFDLDVVPALAAVAGAPVISANESSDGSTSAAADALVLHAYQRDGVRWLLNKLRLGASAILGDEMGLGKTVQTAVFVAGARALGLLDDKPVLVVAPLSTVPNWMAELRKWCPTLNRVGYVGNAAARETCRSFDFPNTTAGGLVDVVVTSYEVAIADSKELHRLRWGAVVVDEGHRLKNFQSRLSRVLSTLDSPFRCLLTGTPLQNNLEELFALLHFLEPEKFKNPSSLAESFTADAKALSTAGKGKGEGNNGRDSATGDGDDKSEAIDAQLKSLHGLLGKHMLRRLKRDVLGGLPKMRKAEVACQLSPFQREVYADVLARNHKAFNQGAHARERTSLLNVLKELQKVCNHPFLFVSAEKDTFRAARKSGLAKKVAEEAEAERRRRGERLPGSPAAPDNPLEATLLRSSSGKMQLLAKLLPKLRERGHRILLFCQMTRMLDLLEDWLRASGVGFVVADDASNGNNSRNGSVRPVYGRIDGGTPLADRQRVIVDFNTPGSDTFLLLISTRAGGQGVNLATADTIVLYDPDFNPFIDSQAQSRAHRMGQTREVAVYQLVTAKTVEEKIVSMAKSKLAIERLVVKDVRAGEEGGGGKGEGGGGAESRKALEARRAAELAEVLMHGARGVMAGAETDEADNNRDDTRRRVIAAAEPTDAEINRLLDRASLPEVDGGADGAAYLGEIGDATSTEPGAPLEGADEGSLGSTEAAGGKGVALVDLLASRASRLAEGGEEELGRGKRQRHQVFSNLNQKNLEASGANADGASGAHQDAPVRHCCNVCDGDDDEESMLRCGGCTARAHVLCLGMGEEHPGGAWWCGDGECAEVGAPLDAKRPTPPLSTTPDRGDVELHPADIAGEDDDVKDEDYDHADEDADDDDDDDDADFHIASLPVGSKRRKGGAVGKAADATADAFGSIARAAGEANAAAGVGVGVVRFVPTETAIIGAAAKQMARVRSAAVQAQERLDRAKTLADPTKDDFNYLGLAEDTLTAILKEAARGDSHTEEELLPLDMFLPMRVFAWRHDEDVLARRRAVAGAEAFEKSLTAEHAEATRRAGAGSLETNRLEGLYVANRARAKEAERSLAMMRILTPGQRAAKFSERVLSATGRKISTRTVENFMISTSTADATWVDAKGQPLLQRLCDAYSHSLGMDCSIECPTIPSSLPPSSPGSGHGASAEKQPVAGAGLTAAPNLAGLLGGGVGVGAGSGGLGGLDALGSLGGAGLGGLGGLGGLGGLGGLGGLGGVDLSSLGGLGGLGGLGGLGGLGGLSALQQLQLQQIQQIQHIQQLQHIQQLQHRLAATHQGGVAAPPQQQQPEQLQQRQLLQSQHAHQQQLQQQQIQQLLLQRQKIAHQSMGNASAQQTAPLPFGQQPPPPGIKVEGGRKVEGQKSDMHPDLEYDRAPSDVVAALVPAADESDEKCSLLQPRRGRWVYAIRGPASELQRLCDTRPAAKPVGWLQSMRHACDRWGLVTATRAGCVEVCVHNPVSPGKPLTFWLPREAVGLPPRFAELDADGNGGNGATHRARVLDDRAMVETLCNTKPEESPVTYVKSIACVVGKEGDLLESRGDIVKLRFAPETSGRPNDIELWLPKEAVVICTPWN, encoded by the coding sequence atgggtcgcgcgggtcgcgcgccgaagcaggccgtcgccgcgaccgacgacgtcgatcaAGACGACGACAATGATACCAAGTGCGAGCGGtgcgggctcggcgacgacgagccgaaCCTCGTGCTGTGCGACGACTGCCCGAGGGGCTGGCACGTCTACTGCCTCCGGCCCAAGCTCCCGCACGTGCCCAGGGGGTCGTGGTCGTGCCCCcggtgcgcgcccgcgaagaagggcagcggcggcggcggcggcggcgacgacgctcgcggatcccccgcggcgccggcgtcgggcgacCGCGCCAAGCGCAGGAGGACCGGCACCCGCGACGaaacgacgcgctcgacgcggcgaagcggcgtcgcggctgcTGGATCGACAAAGGCacccgatgacgacgagatgagcgaccgcgagggtgccgaggacgacgagatgCGCACCATGCGATGCGTCACCtgcgacctcggcgacgacgagaataAGATGGTCCTCTGCGACGGGTGCGACGCGGGCCACCACCTGTACTGCCTCAGGCCCAAGCTCTCGCAGGTGCCGAGGGGCCGGTGGTTCTGCCCGGCGTGCGAGATTCGCGAGGATGCGCGCAGAAGATCAgccgaggcgaccgcggcgaccaaagcacttcgcgtcgccgtcgcgaacgagtacgcggacgggcgcgtcgttcgggCCATCCTCGGCTCGCGGCTCGTCCCGGAgacgcggctggcgacgcTCAGGGCGGACGCCACGCGCGGACCCGCGTTCGAGGGCAGATCCGCCGAGGTTGAAttcctcgcgctcttcgAGCACTCGTccaagcgcgccgccgagtggATCCCGGGGTGCGCCATCGAGGTGCTCACCGAGGGCAAGTTGCGTTACTTCTGGAAGAGGCACGACGCGGGGTGGGACGACCCGATGGTCGAACCCGAGTACGTACCCGCGTCCGTGGTACCCGAGAAGGTcatcgcgacggacgagaaTACGAATCGGATGCTGGTCAAGTGGGCGGGCGAGGGgtacgacgaggcgacgtgggagcccctcgcggacgcctcggacgaagccgtggcgtccgcggcggcggcgacgcgcgcgcggctggtgacgtcgccgggaGGGGGTAAGGGTAAGGGTAAGGGTaaggcggcgcgccgggtaTCCTCGGGGGGCGACAAAGCCGAGTGTTTCGAACGAGCGGATGAGCccccggcggacgccggcgacgtcggcgacgtcggacgGAGGCTTCGCGGGACGCCCATCGAGGGCGGAGGTAACGCGGGGATCGCGACGGAGcttcgcgaggagctcgacgcctttcgcgcgcgggcggctcggcCGCGGAAACCCCAGAGGAGCGCCTCCAAGTGGAGCGGCGAGAAAGGTAAGGAGATTCActtcgacctcgacgtcgtccccgcgctggccgccgtcgccggcgcgccggtgaTATCGGCGAACGAATCGAGCGACGgatcgacgtccgcggcggcggacgcgttggTGCTGCACGCGTaccagcgcgacggcgtgcgtTGGCTGCTGAACAAGCTGCGACTCGGGGCGagcgccatcctcggcgacgagatgGGTCTGGGAAAGACGGTGCAGACGGCGGTgttcgtcgcgggggcgagggcgttggGGTTGCTGGACGATAAACCCGTGCTCGTGGTGGCGCCGCTGTCCACGGTGCCCAACTGGATGGCCGAGCTGCGCAAGTGGTGCCCGACGCTCAACAGAGTTGGGTACGTCGGTAACGCTGCGGCTCGAGAGACGTGCCGATCGTTCGATTTTCCAAACACCACCGCGGGAGGCTtggtcgacgtcgtggtgACGTCCTACGAGGTGGCCATCGCGGACAGCAAGGAGCTGCATAGGCTGCGTTggggcgcggtcgtcgtcgacgagggccACCGGCTGAAGAATTTCCAATCGCGGCTGTCTCGGGTGCTGTCGACGCTGGACTCGCCGTTCCGATGCCTCCTCACCGGCACGCCCCTGCAGAAcaacctcgaggagctcttcGCTCTCCTGCACTTTCTCGAGCCGGAGAAGTTTAAGAATCCatcgtccctcgccgagtCGTTCACCGCAGACGCGAAAGCGTTATCGACGGCGGGCAAGGGCAAGGGCGAGGGCAATAATGGGAGAGactccgcgacgggggacggcgacgacaagtcggaggcgatcgacgcgcagCTCAAGAGCCTGCACGGGCTACTCGGCAAGCACATGCTTCGCAGGCTCAAGCGCGACGTGCTCGGGGGTTTGCCGAAGATGCGAAAGGCGGAGGTTGCGTGCCAACTGTCGCCGTTTCAACGGGAGGTGTACGCGGATGTGCTGGCGAGGAACCACAAGGCTTTCAACCAGGGCGCTCACGCCAGGGAGCGGACCAGCCTGCTCAACGTGCTCAAGGAACTGCAAAAGGTTTGCAATCACCCTTTTCTTTTCGTCAGCGCCGAGAAGGACACCTttcgggcggcgaggaagagcgGCCTCGCGAAGAAGGTTGCCGAGGAGGCTGAAGCGGAGCGCAGGCGTCGCGGGGAGCGACTCCCcggctcgcccgccgcccccgataACCCCCTCGAGGCGACGCTCCTGCGGAGCTCCAGCGGCAAGATGCAGCTGCTCGCCAAGCTGCTGCCGAAGCTGCGGGAGCGCGGGCACCGCATCCTGCTCTTCTGCCAGATGACCCGCATGCTCGACCTGCTCGAGGACTGGCTCAGGGCCTCGGGCGTCggattcgtcgtcgccgacgacgcgtcgaatGGTAACAACTCGAGGAACGGATCGGTCCGGCCCGTGTACGGTCGCATAGACGGCGGCACGCCGTTGGCGGACCGCCagcgcgtcatcgtcgacttTAACACCCCGGGGTCGGACACGTTCCTCCTCCTGATctccacccgcgcgggcgggcagGGCGTCAACCTGGCAACCGCGGATACCATCGTGCTCTACGACCCGGACTTTAACCCGTTCATCGACTCGCAGGCGCAGTCCAGGGCGCACAGGATGGGTCAAACGCGGGAAGTCGCCGTGTACCagctcgtcaccgccaagACGGTGGAGGAGAAGATTGTCTCCATGGCCAAGTCCAAGCTGGCCATCGAGCGCCTCGTGGTGAAAGACGTCCGCGcaggcgaggagggcggcggcggaaagggggagggaggaggaggtgccGAGAGTAGGAAGGCGTTAgaggcgagacgcgcggctgagctcgccgaggtgctcatgcacggcgcgcggggggtgatGGCCGGAGccgagacggacgaggcggacaaTAATCGAGACGATACTCGCAGAcgggtcatcgcggcggcggagcccaCGGACGCCGAGATTAACAGGCTGCTCGACAGGGCTTCGCTCCCCGAGGTGGACGgtggcgcggacggcgccgcgtacctcggcgagatcggcgacgcgacgtcgacggaacccggcgcgccgctcgagggAGCCGATGAAGGGTCCCTAGggtcgacggaggcggcgggcggaaAAGGAGTCGCGCTGGTTGATCTGCTCGCGTCGAGAGCCTCGAGGTTGGCGGaggggggcgaggaggagctcggccGGGGCAAACGGCAACGACACCAGGTGTTCTCGAACCTGAACCAGAAGAACCTCGAAGCCTCGGGCGccaacgccgacggcgcgagcggcgcccaccaggacgcgcccgtccgACACTGCTGCAACGtctgcgacggcgacgacgacgaggagagcATGCTCCGCTGCGGCGGGTGCACGGCTCGCGCGCACGTGCTCTGCCTCGGCATGGGCGAGGAACACCCCGGCGGGGCGTGGTggtgcggcgacggcgagtgcgccgaggttggcgcgcccctcgacgccaagagacccacgccgccgctcagCACCACCCCGGaccggggcgacgtcgagctccaTCCCGCGGAtatcgccggcgaggacgacgacgtcaaggacGAGGATTACGACCACGCGGACGAGGatgcggacgacgacgacgacgacgacgacgcagatTTTCACATCGCGTCGCTGCCCGTGGGGTCCAAGCGGCGCaaaggcggcgcggtcggtaaggcggcggacgccacggccgacgccttcgggtcaatcgcgcgggcggcgggggaggcgaacgcggccgccggcgtcggcgtcggcgtcgttcgtTTCGTCCCCACGGAGACGGccatcatcggcgccgcggcgaagcagatggcgcgggtgcgttccgcggcggtccaGGCGCAGGAGCGCCTGGACCGCGCCAAGACCCTCGCGGACCCGACCAAGGACGATTTCAACtacctcggcctcgccgaggataCCCTGACCGCCATCCTCAAGGAAGCCGCGCGGGGAGATTCGCACACTgaggaggagctcctccCGCTGGACATGTTCCTTCCCATGCGCGTCTTCGCGTGGAGacacgacgaggacgtcctcgcgaggcgacgcgccgtcgccggcgccgaagccTTCGAGAAGAGCCTCACCGCCGAGCACGCCGaagcgacgaggcgcgcgggcgcgggctcccTCGAGACGAATCGACTGGAGGGGTTGTACGTTGCCAACCGGGCGAGggccaaggaggcggagcgctcGCTGGCGATGATGCGGATTTTGACGCCGGGGCAACGCGCGGCGAAATTCAGCGAGCGGGTGTTGTCCGCGACGGGTCGAAAGatttcgacgaggacggtggAAAATTTCATGATCTCGACGtcaaccgccgacgcgacgtgggTCGACGCTAAGGGCCAACCGCTGCTGCAGCGGCTGTGCGACGCGTACTCGCACTCACTGGGGATGGATTGCTCGATCGAGTGCCCGACGATCCCGTCGAGCttgccgccgagctcgcccggATCAGGGCACGGGGCGTCGGCCGAGAAGCAGCCCGTCGCTGGAGCCGGtttgaccgccgcgccgaacctCGCCGGATtactgggcggcggcgtcggcgtcggcgcgggctccggGGGTCTGGGGGGATTGGACGCGCTAGGGAGTTTGGGCGGGGCTGGGCTCGGGGGTCTGGGAGGCCTCGGGGGTCTGGGAGGCCTCGGAGGTCTGGGAGGTCTCGGAGGCGTCGACCTTTCCTcgctcggcgggctcggcgggctcggcgggctcggagGGTTGGGTGGGCTCGGAGGTCTGAGCGCGCTCCAGCAGCTCCAGCTCCAGCAGATCCAGCAGATCCAGCACATCCAGCAGCTCCAGCACATCCAGCAGCTCCAGCATcgactcgcggcgacgcaccaAGGCGgtgtcgccgcgccgccgcagcaaCAACAGCCGGAGCAGCTTCAACAGCGGCAGCTCCTCCAGTCGCAGCACGCGCATCAGCAGCAgctgcagcagcagcagattCAGCAGCTCTTGCTCCAGCGGCAGAAGATCGCGCATCAGTCGATGgggaacgcgtcggcgcagcAGACGGCGCCTTTGCCCTTTGGGCaacagccgccgccgccggggatcAAGGTCGAGGGCGGCCGAAAGGTCGAGGGCCAAAAGTCCGACATGCACCCGGACCTCGAGTACGATCGCGCGCCttcggacgtcgtcgcggctctcgtccccgcggcggacgagagTGACGAGAAGTGCTCGTTGcttcagccgcggcgcgggcgatgggTCTACGCCATCAGGGGCCCTGCGAGCGAGCTGCAGCGGCTCTGCGAcacgcgccccgccgccaagcccgtGGGATGGCTGCAGTCCATGCGACACGCGTGCGACAGGTGGGgcctcgtcaccgccacgcgcgcggggtgcgtcGAGGTCTGCGTCCACAACCCGGTGTCGCCCGGTAAACCTCTGACGTTTTGGCTCCCGCGCGAAGCCGTCGGGTTACCCCCGCGCTTCGCCGAGCTGGACGCAGACGGCAATGGGGGCAATGGGGCCACGCACAGGGCTCGAGTCCTCGACGATAGGGCGATGGTCGAGACGTTGTGCAACACCAAGCCGGAGGAGTCCCCGGTGACGTACGTCAAGTccatcgcgtgcgtcgtgggTAAGGAAGGGGATTTGCTGGAGTCGAGGGGGGACATCGTGAAGCTTCGGTTCGCCCCAGAGACGAGCGGCAGGCCGAACGACATCGAGCTGTGGCTGCCGAAGGAGGCGGTGGTGATTTGCACGCCGTGGAATTGA